A DNA window from Anaerocolumna sp. AGMB13020 contains the following coding sequences:
- a CDS encoding response regulator produces the protein MPGSVLIVDDAIFMRRVIREMLEKNGYEVVGEAENGKIAIQKYKEHKPDIVTLDITMPEMSGSMALKEIMNLDQAAKVIMVTAMGQEELVKEAIIAGARSFIVKPFTEEKLIQVLQKIT, from the coding sequence ATGCCAGGCAGTGTATTAATCGTAGATGATGCTATTTTTATGAGACGTGTTATTAGAGAAATGTTGGAAAAGAACGGCTATGAAGTAGTAGGAGAAGCAGAGAATGGAAAAATTGCCATTCAAAAATATAAGGAGCATAAGCCCGATATTGTAACCTTGGATATTACAATGCCGGAAATGTCCGGAAGCATGGCGCTTAAGGAAATTATGAATCTGGATCAGGCTGCAAAAGTAATAATGGTTACAGCTATGGGGCAGGAGGAACTGGTAAAAGAAGCAATCATAGCAGGTGCCAGATCTTTCATCGTAAAGCCTTTTACAGAAGAAAAATTAATACAGGTATTACAAAAAATCACATAA